AGTTTTATGAGTCAAGTTGGAGCCCCAGCTATTCCTTGGCCTGTAGAGATGGTGCCTGTATTTTGAAGCCAGTAAGGATGAGGAGCGAATGAAACCGTCTCTTGCCTCAATAGTTTGTCCCTATTGAAACTGGCTTCCTTTAGGCACTCTTGATGTCAGGCTTCATTCTATCCACATGGCTTCAGTGTTAGTtgtaattttaattgttttgtgttttttcatggACACCTTATACAAACAGGAACAAAGATCTTCACTCTCATTCACACAGGATGGGATATGCTGGctattaaaatgatttgttaGTTCTGAATGGCTTTTTAGGTTGGGATGCAAATATGAGAACAAACAATGATCTTCAACAGGACTGGTTTAAAGATTTGGCGGTTATGTTATTGTGTCAcaattttagctgtgtttttcaGATGCTAACAATACAGACAAGCATTAAAGCTGTCATGATATGTGGGAGTAAAGCCACTCTATCAGTAGATTGACAGTGATTATAGCTATTACTGGTAAAACCCTTCACAATGACTCATTTCACTGCTACTTGTGTGTgtagaactttttttcttgatcTTAAGGTACTGCTCAGTGAGCAGAGATCGCTATAAATGATTTTGTCTTGAGTGACAGATCAAGGTTGTGCTTAGAAAATGCCATGGAGTCAAGAGGGTTAACTGTTTTGATATGTACTATGTgctctttcttttattaaaatgaattattggCTCATTATTTTATGTGGCTGTACAGTGTTTATAGGAACATAAATTCAATGAAGAAGCAGATGCCAAAGAGGCAAAGTTTTCCTGTTGCTTCCCTTGCTGACATCATCAAAACGATGGGCTTAATTGTTTTCCCTGACTTCCGTGTACTGATTATGATAAGGGTCCCTGCAGTGATTCTGTAGGGATACTCAAGAATCTTCTTTATGCACAGTTATCCATTCATGCTTCCTTGAAGAGCCAGGACAGGGTGTTTCAGGATGATGATTTATAAAGTTGCATCACCAGCACAAACAAATTCATCTTGTGTCTCAGCGTAAGATCACAAAATAGACTGACAGCATGAGAGCTGATGAGAAATAGGAAATGTATTCTGCAAGGTGTGAACCTGCTTTATTAGTAGCTCTTTGGACCCCACTTGGTGGGCCAACAGAAGTTCTGGGGATGCACTTGTTCCTCCTTCTTCCTCCAGACATGTCATATTTATCTCCATCTGGAGTATAGTCTTTTTCTGCCCCCTCCTGAAGTACCTGCACCTCATTGACCCCCCCTTTTGTCTTGCGTCCCCGGCGGGTACAGTTTTTGCGGCTTCCCTTGGGTGGCCGTGGCAGGGGTGAGGGTGAAGGCAAGCTGTACTGGTCCCCATGGGGCATGTATGGCCGCTGATGATGGTTGTGATGGTTTCTGTGACGATTCAGGTGGTTTAAAGACTCTCCGTGCTCCATCTCTCCACCAGGGGCGCCGTGTGGGTGACCCTGCCCGGACAGGCAGCTGGGAAGCTCCTCTTTCTTCAGCGTCTTCAGGTCCTTTCCTGTCAGCTCTGGTGGTGAAACACACATCAGTGAGGAGGTGGAGCCTCTGAACCGCCGCAGCCAATCCCATAGTGACAGGGCCTTGCAGTCACACTCCCAGGGGTTGTCGTTGAGACGCAAGTACTCCAGGGCTGGCAGCAGAGTCATGGTGGCACCAGATAGCTCAGTTAGGGAGTTATTAAACAGGTATAGGGTGGTGAGACGCCGCAGGTCATGAAAAGCCTGACGATCAACCCACTGGATTTTGTTCTGGTGCAGAAGAAGCCGGTCTAAGACCCCCAGACCTCTGAAAGTGTTTTGGCGAAGACTCCATAGTCGATTGCCATGCAGGAAAAGATGACTGAGGTTAAGCAGGTCGATGAACAGATCATCCTCCAAGAACTCTAGCTGGTTGtcctagagagagagagaaagagagagagagagagagagagagagagagagagagagagagagagagagagaataataTCCATTTGATTATGGGTAACTTGTGTAAACTTTGTGTTCCATGTAATATTTGCTATtggataaaataatttttatcatAAGTGTAACAAGCAGTAAGCAAGCCTTTGTATCACTGGTTTGCTAGGCCAGTATTGCACAATATGTCAAAAAGATtgcaatattttatattatacaaCATAGTGAATAGGTTGTTGTGTCACACAGATTTGAGTCACAAAGTTGAACACTTGAAGTTCGGGGAAAAGCTGGACTATCGGATAATCTGTAATCTGTACAGCTCTCTGCGGCTCACACAATTTACTCAATCATTGAGTGGTGTGTTTAAGGTTAAAGTATGATGGAATCCTTTTTCCTCATAGATGTTAATAACtaaacaaatatacatttttgtgGGGGAGTCAATGGACCTGAGCTTCACAACAATATTAACTGTGattttactgctttttaatgctttttatgcaccatctgtaatgcttttgtttatgtaaagcactttgaattgtcttgtacatgaaatgtgctatataaataaacttgccttgcctaatatCCAACAatttaacacagaaaataactgttatgacaaaaacaaacaaaaatatatataaaaaaagaaggaactATGCATTTTATAATGACTCTTAGatgtcaatttttttctttctgatattgtgttttctattttgtaaattgattctgttttttcatagattaaaacagttttcttttttgtttttgtttcattgtgttttctatctttttttatgcgtctttgtctttgtgtttttttggggggggagtTTTGTGAgatgtgattgtgtgtttgaaaatgtcagtgtgtTCTTGCATTTTCTCCACACTGCCTTACCTTGCACCTCGGGgcctcagtttttttatttttataattttgtacTACATTAAGGATGCCATTTGAGTTCCAAGTTCCAATTCATTAGCAATAACTGCAGGCTTATGGACAAATAATGCTGTTATGTGAGTGCAGCTGCAAATGTGATGTAAAGCAGGAATAAAAGGCAGCCAGCATTCCAGTACCTGTAAATAGAGATACTGGAGATTATTTAGGCCCGAAAAGATCCCTGCAGGCAGGCTGATCAGGCCGCAATGGTACAGGTGCAGGGCATGTAGCCGACCCAGGCCCAGGAAGGTGTCAGAAGCAATAGCCTTTAGGTGCTGATTGTCCCCCAGGTCTAGCTCTTCTAGACGGTCAAAACCATGGAAGGTGGATGGCTGTATGTAGGAGATGTTGTTGGAATAAAGCCACAACATAGTGGTGGTGGGCGAGAAGTGACCACGGAGTAACCGttgaattttgttgttttgcaagAAGACACGCTCGCTCTGAGCAGGGATGCCCTCGGGCACGGCATGGAAGTTGTGGGCTTGGCAGGAAACGGTGCTAGGTGAAGT
The sequence above is a segment of the Melanotaenia boesemani isolate fMelBoe1 chromosome 15, fMelBoe1.pri, whole genome shotgun sequence genome. Coding sequences within it:
- the LOC121654938 gene encoding reticulon-4 receptor-like 1, with protein sequence MFRRGYGGVELLLVLCGLDLSMPCPRHCICYTSPSTVSCQAHNFHAVPEGIPAQSERVFLQNNKIQRLLRGHFSPTTTMLWLYSNNISYIQPSTFHGFDRLEELDLGDNQHLKAIASDTFLGLGRLHALHLYHCGLISLPAGIFSGLNNLQYLYLQDNQLEFLEDDLFIDLLNLSHLFLHGNRLWSLRQNTFRGLGVLDRLLLHQNKIQWVDRQAFHDLRRLTTLYLFNNSLTELSGATMTLLPALEYLRLNDNPWECDCKALSLWDWLRRFRGSTSSLMCVSPPELTGKDLKTLKKEELPSCLSGQGHPHGAPGGEMEHGESLNHLNRHRNHHNHHQRPYMPHGDQYSLPSPSPLPRPPKGSRKNCTRRGRKTKGGVNEVQVLQEGAEKDYTPDGDKYDMSGGRRRNKCIPRTSVGPPSGVQRATNKAGSHLAEYISYFSSALMLSVYFVILR